Proteins encoded together in one Formosa sp. Hel3_A1_48 window:
- the hutI gene encoding imidazolonepropionase — MRTVFINIRELLQVRPQGQKSVAGDAMKTLPKINNAFLIVQNDCISDFGSMTNFRAQNGDEIIDATDRLILPCWCDSHSHVVYAGNRSQEFVDRINGLSYEEIAKRGGGILNSAKTLQNTSEDDLFEQSIDRIEKLIRLGTGALEIKSGYGLTTDAELKMLRVIRSIKHHSELKIKSTFLGAHAVPEQYKTNKVAYVDLIINEMLPKISQENLTDFIDVFCEKGYFDLVDTKRILTAAKNYNLKSKIHVNQFNTFGGVKLAVDFNALTVDHLEQLEDKDIVALKNSETMPVALPGCSFFLGIPYTPARELINAGLPLALASDYNPGSSPSGNMNFVVSLACIKMNMTPEEAINAASINGAYAMGISEQYGSITRGKKANLILTKKMRSYNQIPYEFGNNPVHNVMLNGQFIE, encoded by the coding sequence ATGCGCACTGTTTTTATCAATATTCGAGAATTGCTTCAAGTCCGCCCCCAAGGACAAAAAAGCGTAGCTGGTGATGCGATGAAAACCCTACCGAAAATCAACAATGCTTTTTTGATTGTACAAAACGATTGTATATCAGATTTTGGCTCAATGACAAATTTTAGAGCTCAAAATGGTGATGAAATCATTGATGCAACCGACCGATTGATATTACCGTGTTGGTGCGATAGTCATTCTCATGTAGTGTATGCCGGAAATCGCAGTCAAGAGTTTGTAGATCGCATTAATGGATTGAGTTACGAAGAGATTGCAAAACGTGGTGGAGGTATTTTAAACTCTGCTAAAACCCTTCAAAACACTTCTGAAGATGATCTTTTTGAACAGTCTATTGATCGAATTGAAAAGCTAATCCGCTTAGGTACAGGCGCGCTAGAAATCAAATCTGGCTACGGATTGACTACGGATGCTGAATTGAAAATGTTACGCGTCATTCGAAGCATTAAACATCATTCAGAGTTAAAAATAAAGTCAACTTTTTTAGGTGCACATGCTGTTCCTGAACAATACAAAACCAACAAAGTAGCTTATGTTGATTTAATAATCAATGAAATGCTGCCTAAAATTAGTCAAGAAAATTTAACAGATTTTATCGATGTTTTTTGTGAAAAAGGATACTTCGATCTAGTAGACACAAAACGTATTTTAACGGCAGCTAAGAATTACAATCTAAAATCAAAAATCCACGTTAATCAATTTAATACATTTGGAGGTGTAAAGCTTGCAGTTGATTTCAATGCCTTGACTGTAGATCATTTGGAGCAACTTGAGGATAAAGACATTGTAGCGCTTAAAAACTCCGAAACAATGCCTGTTGCTTTACCAGGCTGTTCATTTTTCTTGGGCATCCCCTACACCCCTGCGCGAGAACTTATAAACGCTGGGCTCCCCCTAGCATTAGCTAGTGATTACAACCCTGGCTCTTCACCTAGTGGAAACATGAATTTTGTAGTAAGTTTAGCTTGTATTAAAATGAATATGACGCCTGAAGAAGCCATCAACGCAGCCAGTATTAATGGAGCTTATGCGATGGGAATTTCAGAACAGTACGGTAGTATAACTAGGGGTAAGAAAGCTAATCTGATTCTAACTAAAAAGATGCGA
- the fumC gene encoding class II fumarate hydratase encodes MKYRIEKDTMGAVNVPADKLWGAQTERSRNNFKIGPSGSMPIELVYGFAYLKKAAAYTNCDLGTLSSEKRDLIAKACDEILEGKHDDQFPLVIWQTGSGTQSNMNVNEVIANRAHQLAGKTIGEGEKTIQPNDDVNKSQSSNDTFPTGMHIAGYKKIIEVTIPGVEQLRNTLRQKSEDFKNVVKIGRTHLMDATPLTLGQEFSGYVSQLDHGLKALKNTLEHLSELALGGTAVGTGLNTPKGYDVMVAKYIAKFTGLPFITAKNKFEALAAHDAVVESHGALKQLAVSLNKIANDIRLMASGPRSGIGEITIPANEPGSSIMPGKVNPTQCEALTMVCAQVMGNDMAIAVGGAQGHYELNVFKPMMAANLLQSAQLIGDACASFELHCASGIEPNHKVIKRLLNNSLMLVTALNTKIGYYKAAEIANTAHENGTTLREEAINLGYVTAEEYDAWVKPEDMTGSFN; translated from the coding sequence GTTGGTATACGGATTTGCCTATCTAAAAAAGGCCGCTGCATACACCAATTGTGATCTTGGAACTTTATCTTCTGAAAAACGCGATTTGATTGCTAAAGCTTGTGACGAAATTTTGGAAGGCAAACACGACGATCAATTTCCATTGGTTATTTGGCAAACAGGGTCTGGCACACAAAGCAATATGAATGTAAACGAAGTTATCGCTAATAGAGCACACCAATTGGCTGGGAAAACAATTGGAGAGGGCGAAAAAACGATTCAACCCAATGACGATGTAAACAAATCGCAATCGTCTAACGATACGTTCCCAACCGGAATGCATATTGCGGGTTACAAAAAAATCATAGAAGTAACAATACCTGGTGTAGAGCAACTTCGAAATACACTACGCCAAAAATCTGAAGATTTTAAAAACGTTGTAAAAATTGGACGAACTCACCTTATGGATGCAACACCGCTAACACTTGGACAAGAATTTTCAGGCTATGTTTCTCAGCTAGACCATGGTCTTAAGGCTCTGAAAAATACCTTGGAGCACCTAAGCGAATTGGCTCTTGGGGGAACAGCAGTAGGGACTGGCCTTAATACGCCCAAAGGTTATGATGTAATGGTCGCAAAATATATTGCAAAATTTACAGGACTCCCATTTATTACAGCTAAGAATAAGTTTGAAGCTTTAGCAGCACATGATGCTGTAGTGGAAAGCCATGGTGCATTAAAACAATTGGCGGTTTCACTCAATAAAATTGCAAATGATATACGTTTGATGGCTTCTGGTCCTCGCTCCGGGATTGGAGAAATAACCATTCCTGCAAACGAGCCTGGAAGTTCAATAATGCCAGGAAAAGTAAACCCTACTCAATGCGAGGCACTAACCATGGTTTGTGCTCAAGTTATGGGCAATGATATGGCTATTGCTGTGGGCGGCGCACAAGGCCACTACGAATTGAATGTTTTCAAACCGATGATGGCTGCCAATCTTCTACAATCTGCACAACTCATAGGAGATGCTTGCGCGAGTTTTGAACTACACTGTGCATCAGGAATTGAACCCAACCATAAAGTGATCAAAAGATTGCTCAACAACTCATTGATGTTAGTAACAGCTTTGAATACCAAAATCGGGTATTATAAAGCAGCTGAAATAGCTAATACAGCGCACGAGAATGGCACTACGCTTCGCGAGGAAGCCATTAATTTAGGCTATGTCACCGCCGAAGAATACGATGCTTGGGTAAAGCCCGAAGACATGACAGGCAGCTTTAACTAA